Proteins from a genomic interval of Scophthalmus maximus strain ysfricsl-2021 chromosome 22, ASM2237912v1, whole genome shotgun sequence:
- the nup42 gene encoding nucleoporin NUP42 yields MTVCSFFLQGRCRYGDKCWNEHPRGGSRGGSGGGGGYNNYSRSSGQQQSRGGGGFGNRVWVNPDHQKGSYIQPLSLSSHGSDDWGRGGRGGTDWGREGGGVGGDDWGRGGGGNDWGSGVGGRRDNVKSSEFSFSAQNRFSALDTPSFFDRGGRGGGGTAGDEDDVKKLEIIQMDMEIWESSQQWCLSCYSSTKTPLSGFTDLSPEELRLEYYSTRASGDLQGYVNGVNQLLNQWKTRVQDLKIMNPATRTALLAELNNPAPQASSTGFGSMTTTGFGSSTSEVGNKGIGAPAPVQSSGFSFSAASGGFGSSAAPSSSAGFGNAIAAPTQPPSGFGSSSAPSASSFSFAVPTTNKPAANSGFGSASGFSFSSTANTAGGFGSGFGVEAPSAPGSGSVFRKMTGGFGTTAAPHAGGAGSAGGSSDSLFSPESNLTPEELNQFKAKRFILGQIPLKPPPADMLVV; encoded by the exons ATGACGGTTTGCAGCTTTTTTCTTCAGGGCCGTTGTCGTTATGGTGACAAATGTTGGAATGAGCACCcgagaggaggaagcagaggtggtagtggaggaggaggaggatacaACAACTACAGCCGCTCCTCTGGTCAGCAGCAAtccagaggaggtggag GGTTTGGAAACAGAGTTTGGGTGAATCCTGACCACCAAAAAGGAAGCTACATCCAACCTTTATCCTTATCATCTCATGGAAGTGATGATTGGGGCCGAGGAGGACGCGGAGGAACTGACTGGGGAAGAGAAGGTGGGGGGGTAGGGGGGGATGACTGGggccgtggaggaggagggaatgaCTGGGGCAGTGGAGTTGGAGGCAGAAGAGATAATGTGAAGAGCTCCGAATTCAGCTTCTCTGCTCAAAACAGATTTTCAGCGCTTGATACTCCCAGCTTCTTTgacaggggaggaagaggaggaggaggaacagctggtgatgaggatgatgtcaAGAAATT GGAGATCATTCAGATGGACATGGAGATTTGGGAGAGTTCACAGCAGTGGTGCCTCTCGTGTTATTCTAGCACCAAGACCCCTTTATCTG GTTTCACCGATCTCTCTCCAGAAGAGCTCAGGCTGGAGTATTACTCAACAAGAGCCTCGGGGGATCTACAGGGCTAT GTGAATGGTGTTAATCAGTTGCTCAACCAGTGGAAAACCAGAGTGCAGGACCTGAAGATTATGAATCCAGCCACCCGCACAGCtttg CTCGCAGAGTTAAACAACCCAGCACCTCAGGCGTCTTCAACTGGCTTTGGTTCAATGACAACGACTGGATTTGGATCCTCTACATCTGAAGTTGGAAACAAAG GCATTGGAGCCCCAGCTCCAGTGCAGAGCAGCGGTTTCAGCTTTTCTGCTGCAAGTGGTGGATTTGGTTCCTCGGCTGCACCATCATCTTCAGCAGGTTTCGGTAATGCCATAGCAGCTCCGACACAACCTCCCTCTGGATTtggttcctcctctgctccctcagcTTCATCCTTCTCCTTCGCTGTGCCGACCACCAACAAACCAGCTGCCAATTCGGGATTTGGGTCTGCCTCTGGGTTCAGCTTCTCGTCTACGGCGAACACCGCAGGAGGATTTGGAAGTGGTTTTGGTGTTGAAGCACCTTCTGCACCAGGAAGCGGCAGCGTTTTTAGAAAGATGACTGGAGGATTTGGgacaactgctgctccacatGCAGGTGGAGCCGGGTCTGCCGGCGGCTCGTCGGACAGTCTGTTTTCACCTGAGAGCAATCTGACTCCAGAGGAACTGAATCAGTTCAAGGCAAAAAGGTTCATTCTTGGTCAGATTCCTTTAAAACCTCCTCCAGCTGACATGCTGGTAGTATAA